From Tripterygium wilfordii isolate XIE 37 chromosome 13, ASM1340144v1, whole genome shotgun sequence, the proteins below share one genomic window:
- the LOC120013699 gene encoding uncharacterized protein LOC120013699 encodes MATEEDVDLSSLKSQLSETHEVWKQEMERRQSQVDVLQAKLMEVKARIQSSEEDTKKELDLLWRRVKTTATLLTYLRSKARIMAVPHLASTSCGIKELEEVGLVDKNGTPLSDWSRNVDLSSFDGPDEETWIKISELHGSLDDQDGAYIGEILKSVQMVTDVMEVLVKRVVMAESETAIEKEKVSIGQEEIRKKSVQIDGMSLKLEEMETFALGTNSILNEMRQRVEDLVEETSRQRQRAAENEQELCRVKSDFESLKSYVSSLISVRETLLSSEKQFQTIERLCERLVAKTTQLEGEKMQKEAEVQKLMEENVRLSALLDKKEAQLLAMNEQCKVMALSASYI; translated from the exons ATGGCAACAGAGGAAGATGTTGACTTGTCAAGTTTGAAGTCTCAGCTGAGCGAAACTCATGAAGTTTGGAAGCAGGAGATGGAGCGGCGCCAGTCCCAAGTTGATGTATTACAAGCAAAGCTTATGGAGGTGAAGGCTAGAATACAAAGTTCTGAAGAAGATACAAAGAAAGAGTTAGACCTTCTTTGGCGAAGAGTGAAAACTACTGCAACATTATTGACGTACTTGAGATCAAAAGCAAGAATCATGGCTGTACCCCATTTGGCCAGTACATCGTGTGGCATCAAAGAGTTAGAAGAGGTTGGGCTTGTTGATAAAAATGGGACACCTTTATCTGATTGGTCAAGGAATGTTGATCTTTCTTCATTTGATGGTCCTGATGAAGAAACATGGATTAAAATTAGTGAGCTCCATGGTTCCTTGGATGACCAAGATGGAGCTTATATTGGTGAAATACTTAAGTCTGTGCAGATGGTCACGGATGTAATGGAAGTTCTTGTTAAGAGGGTTGTCATGGCAGAATCTGAAACTGCAATTGAAAAGGAGAAAGTAAGTATAGGACAGGAAGAAATCAGAAAGAAGTCTGTACAAATTGATGGCATGTCTTTGAAATTAGAAGAGATGGAAACGTTTGCTCTGGGAACAAATAGCATTTTGAATGAAATGCGCCAGAGGGTTGAGGATTTGGTAGAAGAAACATCTAGACAGAGGCAACGAGCTGCAGAAAATGAACAGGAGCTTTGTCGAGTGAAGAGTGACTTTGAGTCATTGAAATCCTATGTTAGCAGTCTCATAAGTGTAAGGGAAACTCTCTTATCATCGGagaagcaatttcaaactaTTGAGAGGCTCTGTGAACG GTTAGTTGCAAAGACAACTCAATTGGAGGGTGAGAAGATGCAGAAAGAGGCAGAAGTTCAGAAGCTTATGGAAGAGAACGTGAGGTTAAGTGCTCTTCTTGATAAAAAAGAGGCCCAGCTTCTAGCTATGAATGAACAATGCAAGGTGATGGCGTTGAGTGCTTCATATATCTAA
- the LOC120012279 gene encoding uncharacterized protein LOC120012279 isoform X3 — protein MGEGREGDWECSGCKNRNYAFRSFCNRCKQPRLLVDTKTPADSKWLPRIGDWICTGCTNNNYASREKCKKCGQPKELAAMPAIAMPGVLPTHSHYFVRAPGEKMNFGLLGSSVLSQTFPSSSSWSGGIADKYGVQPTSWPLAGSHSSGPPYDNPKNQPLSVPKGWRSGDWICHCGFHNYSSREQCKNCDASMPPAHGTKRLASEELIQEWDSKRLNLGNTNGQLESYLGYEQMVGATSEPKTSFYTPYGPYPSASRSGVAPNWQAPMQFPFQATAPTLLGKGDYAKELATLCIRWVFDAVQWRLELRISLLLRIAWNDIMN, from the exons atgggagaaggaagagaaggagacTGGGAGTGCAGTGGATGCAAGAACAGGAACTACGCTTTCAGATCGTTTTGCAATAGATGCAAGCAACCTCGTCTTCTCGTCGACACCAAAACACCCGCCGACTCGAAATGGCTTCCACGTATCGGCGACTGGATATGCACCG GTTGCACTAACAACAATTATGCATCAAGAGAAAAGTGCAAAAAGTGTGGGCAACCAAAGGAGCTAGCGGCAATGCCAGCAATTGCAATGCCTGGGGTGCTTCCAACTCATTCACATTATTTTGTCAGGGCCCCAGGAGAAAAGATGAATTTTGGGTTATTAGGCAGCAGTGTTCTCTCGCAGACATTTCCCTCAAGTTCAAGTTGGTCTGGAGGAATAGCTGACAAGTATGGAGTCCAGCCAACTTCTTGGCCGTTGGCTGGTAGTCATAGTTCTGGACCTCCATATGATAATCCTAAAAATCAGCCCCTTTCAGTTCCAAAAGGGTGGCGGAGTGGCGACTGGATATGCCACTGTGGCTTCCATAACTACTCTTCACGGGAACAG TGCAAAAACTGCGACGCTTCTATGCCACCAG CACACGGAACAAAGCGGTTAGCATCTGAAGAGTTAATTCAAGAATGGGATAGCAAGAGATTGAATTTAGGAAAT ACAAATGGGCAGCTCGAATCATATCTGGGATATGAACAGATGGTGGGAGCTACCAGCGAACCCAAAACTAGTTTTTATACTCCCTATGGACCCTATCCCAGTGCGAGCAGATCAGGTGTGGCTCCAAATTGGCAAGCACCGATGCAGTTTCCATTTCAGGCAACAGCACCTACTCTCCTTGGAAAAGG GGATTATGCTAAAGAACTGGCCACCTTATGCATACGATGGGTGTTTGATGCTGTACAATGGAGATTGGAACTGAGAATCAGTTTATTGCTGCGTATAGCTTGGAATGATATAATGAACTAA
- the LOC120012601 gene encoding protein WUSCHEL-like has protein sequence MDPQQQQQNDQDSSGGRGVGGSSSSYLCRQSSTRWTPTTEQIRILKDLYYNNGVRSPSAEQIQRISARLRQYGKIEGKNVFYWFQNHKARERQKKRFTSTDHILYPMQKASTTGLNTWKPDQNNISSTSGFSSAISPPSGDGFGSVGQMGNYGYGSMTLEKTFKGCSTSAGGGGSHDIAAGGTRSQNFGFVGQGDYHAYNYSQPYITATTTLFDHQKRRLIDLTLEEHGEEEEEEEEEEETAPEIETLPLFPIHSEDINGFCHNNKYYSHGQYYTNWYPSGDGTGRASLELSLNSYTGISPD, from the exons ATGgacccccaacaacaacaacaaaatgatCAAGATAGTAGTGGTGGCAGAGGAGTTGGAGGATCTTCATCAAGCTATCTTTGCAGGCAGAGTAGTACTAGGTGGACACCCACAACTGAGCAAATAAGAATCTTGAAAGACCTTTATTACAACAATGGAGTTAGGTCTCCAAGCGCAGAGCAGATACAGAGGATCTCAGCTAGACTCAGACAGTACGGTAAGATTGAAGGGAAGAATGTGTTTTATTGGTTTCAGAACCACAAAGCTCGTGAAAGACAGAAGAAAAGATTCACTTCTACTGATCATATTCTATATCCCATGCAAAAAGCTTCCACTACTGGTCTCAATACTTGGAAACCTGATCAAAACAACATTTCTTCTACCTCTG GGTTTTCTTCTGCAATATCTCCTCCTTCAGGTGATGGGTTTGGCTCTGTTGGACAGATGGGGAACTATGGCTATGGCTCCATGACCTTGGAGAAGACTTTTAAG GGATGCTCGACATCAGCTGGAGGAGGAGGGAGTCATGACATTGCAGCTGGTGGAACAAGAAGTCAGAACTTTGGATTTGTTGGTCAGGGAGATTATCATGCTTATAATTATTCACAACCCTACATTACTGCAACTACTACTCTCTTTGATCATCAGAAGAGAAGGTTAATTGACTTAACCCTTGAAGaacatggagaagaagaagaggaggaggaagaggaagaggaaactGCACCAGAGATTGAAACCCTCCCTTTGTTCCCTATCCACAGTGAGGACATCAATGGCTTCTGCCACAACAACAAGTACTACTCTCACGGCCAGTATTACACCAACTGGTATCCGTCTGGTGACGGTACTGGCCGTGCTTCGTTGGAGCTCAGCCTCAACTCCTACACCGGAATATCACCGGATTAA
- the LOC120012279 gene encoding nuclear pore complex protein Nup153 isoform X2 has product MGEGREGDWECSGCKNRNYAFRSFCNRCKQPRLLVDTKTPADSKWLPRIGDWICTGCTNNNYASREKCKKCGQPKELAAMPAIAMPGVLPTHSHYFVRAPGEKMNFGLLGSSVLSQTFPSSSSWSGGIADKYGVQPTSWPLAGSHSSGPPYDNPKNQPLSVPKGWRSGDWICHCGFHNYSSREQCKNCDASMPPAHGTKRLASEELIQEWDSKRLNLGNLESYLGYEQMVGATSEPKTSFYTPYGPYPSASRSGVAPNWQAPMQFPFQATAPTLLGKGAKQWRNGDWMCTNCNNHNYASRSQCNRCKTHKEVVTEPVAAQPVDAV; this is encoded by the exons atgggagaaggaagagaaggagacTGGGAGTGCAGTGGATGCAAGAACAGGAACTACGCTTTCAGATCGTTTTGCAATAGATGCAAGCAACCTCGTCTTCTCGTCGACACCAAAACACCCGCCGACTCGAAATGGCTTCCACGTATCGGCGACTGGATATGCACCG GTTGCACTAACAACAATTATGCATCAAGAGAAAAGTGCAAAAAGTGTGGGCAACCAAAGGAGCTAGCGGCAATGCCAGCAATTGCAATGCCTGGGGTGCTTCCAACTCATTCACATTATTTTGTCAGGGCCCCAGGAGAAAAGATGAATTTTGGGTTATTAGGCAGCAGTGTTCTCTCGCAGACATTTCCCTCAAGTTCAAGTTGGTCTGGAGGAATAGCTGACAAGTATGGAGTCCAGCCAACTTCTTGGCCGTTGGCTGGTAGTCATAGTTCTGGACCTCCATATGATAATCCTAAAAATCAGCCCCTTTCAGTTCCAAAAGGGTGGCGGAGTGGCGACTGGATATGCCACTGTGGCTTCCATAACTACTCTTCACGGGAACAG TGCAAAAACTGCGACGCTTCTATGCCACCAG CACACGGAACAAAGCGGTTAGCATCTGAAGAGTTAATTCAAGAATGGGATAGCAAGAGATTGAATTTAGGAAAT CTCGAATCATATCTGGGATATGAACAGATGGTGGGAGCTACCAGCGAACCCAAAACTAGTTTTTATACTCCCTATGGACCCTATCCCAGTGCGAGCAGATCAGGTGTGGCTCCAAATTGGCAAGCACCGATGCAGTTTCCATTTCAGGCAACAGCACCTACTCTCCTTGGAAAAGG GGCAAAGCAATGGCGTAATGGAGATTGGATGTGCACAAATTGCAACAATCACAATTATGCATCTCGATCACAATGCAATAG GTGTAAAACTCATAAAGAAGTGGTTACGGAGCCAGTGGCAGCTCAGCCGGTCGATGCTGTTTAG
- the LOC120012278 gene encoding RNA demethylase ALKBH9B-like: protein MSVTGDLDQVRKEDPFLMHYQPSDLRVASEFLTRWRPFLSRDLCHMCNQIFSDRIRSLDPEVDGEAEALHSDKSLTSLSRNDEESEETKENSEDNCDTHSQGSCRDGDDTNSLGSAKDRANGCCEPHLEASSSGLTSVSPFVDTTLSPRISWADMAQEDELEEDEEEESELNKRVVNMSPLSGDLTVTKVIEKPKLSRDQREYIRFMNVKRKKDFICLERVKGKIVNILQGLELHNGVFSAAEQKRIVEQIYALEEKGKRGELKERTYSTPKKWMRGKGGVTMQFGCCYNYATDKMGNPPGILQKETVDPLPSLFKVIVRRLIMWHVLPPSCVPDSCIVNIYEEGNCIPPHVDNHDFVRPFCTVSFLGECNIVFGSNLKILDAGEFAGSIAIPLPVGSVLVLNGNGADVAKHCVPAVSTKRISITFRKMDESKRPIGFVPEPDLQGIRPLSYETDEVKRFDSPKSDSRIKRQPFRREGEVKGRGHSQRSYAQSEPHYSTRTRQGPIYKGRSRMNPDN, encoded by the exons ATGTCCGTGACAGGCGATCTTGATCAGGTCAGAAAGGAAGACCCTTTCCTCATGCACTACCAGCCATCAGACCTCCGTGTCGCATCGGAGTTCTTGACGAGGTGGCGCCCCTTCCTCTCCAGAGATCTCTGTCATATGTGCAATCAAATCTTCTCCGACCGCATCCGTTCTCTCGACCCAG AAGTTGATGGTGAAGCAGAAGCTTTGCATTCAGATAAGAGTTTAACATCTTTGTCTCGTAATGATGAGGAATCAGAAGAGACCAAAGAAAATTCTGAGGATAACTGTGACACACATTCGCAAGGTAGTTGCAGAGATGGGGATGATACTAATTCATTGGGTAGTGCGAAAGATAGGGCAAATGGGTGCTGTGAACCCCACTTGGAAGCTTCTAGTAGTGGGTTAACCTCAGTATCACCTTTTGTTGACACAACCCTAAGTCCTCGAATATCTTGGGCTGACATGGCACAGGAAgatgagcttgaagaagatgaagaggaagAGTCTGAATTGAATAAGCGAGTGGTTAATATGAGTCCTTTAAGTGGAGACTTGACAGTGACGAAAGTTATTGAAAAGCCTAAGCTTTCTAGGGATCAGAGAGAGTACATTCGATTCATGAatgtgaaaaggaagaaagatttTATTTGCTTGGAGAGAGTTAAAGGGAAGATTGTTAACATTCTTCAGGGGCTTGAACTTCACAATGGCGTTTTTAGTGCTGCAGAGCAGAAAAGAATAGTTGAACAAATTTATGCCCTTGAGGAGAAGGGCAAAAGGGGGGAATTGAAAG AGCGGACTTATTCAACACCCAAGAAGTGGATGAGGGGGAAAGGGGGTGTAACCATGCAGTTTGGTTGTTGTTACAATTATGCCACT GATAAAATGGGCAACCCTCCAGGCATTCTCCAAAAAGAAACAGTAGACCCTTTGCCTTCTCTCTTTAAGGTTATCGTTAGAAGGTTGATCATGTGGCATGTTCTTCCTCCAAGCTGTGTACCTGACAGttgcattgtgaacatctatGAAGAAGGGAATTGCATACCTCCTCACGTTGACAACCATGATTTTGTCCGACCCTTCTGCACTGTGTCATTTCTTGGCGAGTGCAATATTGTATTTGGGTCGAACTTAAAGATTTTGGATGCAGGAGAGTTTGCTGGCTCAATTGCTATTCCCCTTCCTGTGGG GTCTGTTCTTGTTTTAAATGGAAATGGGGCTGATGTGGCCAAGCATTGTGTTCCTGCAGTTTCCACAAAGAG AATATCAATCACGTTCAGAAAAATGGATGAATCAAAGAGGCCAATTGGGTTTGTTCCAGAACCTGATTTGCAAGGGATTCGGCCATTATCATATGAAACAGATGAAGTGAAGAGGTTTGATTCTCCTAAGTCTGACAGCCGTATTAAAAGGCAGCCTTTTAGAAGAGAGGGTGAGGTAAAAGGCAGAGGACATTCTCAGAGAAGTTATGCCCAATCAGAGCCACATTACTCGACTCGGACAAGACAAGGGCCTATTTATAAGGGAAGGTCTAGGATGAATCCTGACAACTGA
- the LOC120012279 gene encoding uncharacterized protein LOC120012279 isoform X1: MGEGREGDWECSGCKNRNYAFRSFCNRCKQPRLLVDTKTPADSKWLPRIGDWICTGCTNNNYASREKCKKCGQPKELAAMPAIAMPGVLPTHSHYFVRAPGEKMNFGLLGSSVLSQTFPSSSSWSGGIADKYGVQPTSWPLAGSHSSGPPYDNPKNQPLSVPKGWRSGDWICHCGFHNYSSREQCKNCDASMPPAHGTKRLASEELIQEWDSKRLNLGNTNGQLESYLGYEQMVGATSEPKTSFYTPYGPYPSASRSGVAPNWQAPMQFPFQATAPTLLGKGAKQWRNGDWMCTNCNNHNYASRSQCNRCKTHKEVVTEPVAAQPVDAV, translated from the exons atgggagaaggaagagaaggagacTGGGAGTGCAGTGGATGCAAGAACAGGAACTACGCTTTCAGATCGTTTTGCAATAGATGCAAGCAACCTCGTCTTCTCGTCGACACCAAAACACCCGCCGACTCGAAATGGCTTCCACGTATCGGCGACTGGATATGCACCG GTTGCACTAACAACAATTATGCATCAAGAGAAAAGTGCAAAAAGTGTGGGCAACCAAAGGAGCTAGCGGCAATGCCAGCAATTGCAATGCCTGGGGTGCTTCCAACTCATTCACATTATTTTGTCAGGGCCCCAGGAGAAAAGATGAATTTTGGGTTATTAGGCAGCAGTGTTCTCTCGCAGACATTTCCCTCAAGTTCAAGTTGGTCTGGAGGAATAGCTGACAAGTATGGAGTCCAGCCAACTTCTTGGCCGTTGGCTGGTAGTCATAGTTCTGGACCTCCATATGATAATCCTAAAAATCAGCCCCTTTCAGTTCCAAAAGGGTGGCGGAGTGGCGACTGGATATGCCACTGTGGCTTCCATAACTACTCTTCACGGGAACAG TGCAAAAACTGCGACGCTTCTATGCCACCAG CACACGGAACAAAGCGGTTAGCATCTGAAGAGTTAATTCAAGAATGGGATAGCAAGAGATTGAATTTAGGAAAT ACAAATGGGCAGCTCGAATCATATCTGGGATATGAACAGATGGTGGGAGCTACCAGCGAACCCAAAACTAGTTTTTATACTCCCTATGGACCCTATCCCAGTGCGAGCAGATCAGGTGTGGCTCCAAATTGGCAAGCACCGATGCAGTTTCCATTTCAGGCAACAGCACCTACTCTCCTTGGAAAAGG GGCAAAGCAATGGCGTAATGGAGATTGGATGTGCACAAATTGCAACAATCACAATTATGCATCTCGATCACAATGCAATAG GTGTAAAACTCATAAAGAAGTGGTTACGGAGCCAGTGGCAGCTCAGCCGGTCGATGCTGTTTAG